One genomic window of [Clostridium] scindens ATCC 35704 includes the following:
- a CDS encoding response regulator transcription factor, giving the protein MYRILVVEDDMTIAKALASHLRKWDYEVACVEDFKNVMEIFAEYDPQLVLLDIVLPFFNGFHWCQEIRRLSKVPIIFISSAGDNMNIVMAMNMGGDEFIEKPFDLNVVTAKVQAMLRRTYAFHGSANIIEHNGLLLNLGDASLSYQGEKIELTKNEFKIFQTLLENAGKIVPRDDLITRLWESDEFIDENTLTVNIARLRKKLGIAGLEDWIVTKKGIGYMVQA; this is encoded by the coding sequence GTGTATAGAATATTAGTGGTTGAAGACGACATGACCATCGCAAAAGCGCTGGCATCCCATTTGCGTAAATGGGACTATGAAGTAGCATGCGTAGAAGACTTTAAGAACGTAATGGAAATATTTGCGGAATATGATCCGCAGCTGGTGCTGCTGGACATCGTGCTGCCATTTTTTAATGGGTTTCACTGGTGCCAGGAGATCCGTCGGCTGTCAAAGGTGCCTATCATCTTTATCTCATCGGCGGGAGACAATATGAACATTGTTATGGCGATGAATATGGGCGGGGATGAATTTATTGAAAAGCCCTTTGACCTGAACGTGGTGACGGCGAAAGTCCAGGCAATGTTGAGGAGAACCTATGCATTTCATGGCTCTGCCAATATCATTGAGCATAATGGACTGCTGCTGAACCTGGGGGACGCCTCTCTTTCCTACCAGGGCGAAAAGATCGAGCTGACTAAGAATGAATTTAAGATATTCCAGACCCTGCTTGAGAACGCGGGCAAGATAGTCCCGCGGGATGATCTGATCACCCGGCTGTGGGAGAGCGACGAGTTCATTGACGAGAATACGCTAACGGTGAATATCGCGAGGCTCCGGAAGAAGCTTGGCATTGCGGGCCTGGAAGACTGGATCGTAACGAAAAAAGGAATAGGATATATGGTGCAGGCATGA
- a CDS encoding sensor histidine kinase — MRLTGRYIRDHIRGIGMYAGIMAIFALLFYLYNIPMDALEYALLLSLLWILGFVAADFMNCRRKHRELLRMKGILQVKREELPKADTLAEWDYQQIVNALFESRSELESAAQLSRQDMLDYYVLWAHQIKTPIAAMRILLQSQDLTEENEEAVKTLKMELFKIEQYVEMVLTYLRMESMSSDMVLQWYAADDIVKQAVKKYSQLFILKKIALRMDVPEEMILTDEKWMAFVVEQILSNALKYTSEGTVAVYMKEKELVIEDTGIGIQEEDVPRVFEKGFTGFNGRRDKKSTGIGLYLCKTILDRLGHGIRIESKVGEGTKVFLYLERNVLDPE, encoded by the coding sequence ATGAGATTGACAGGAAGATATATCAGGGATCATATCAGGGGAATAGGCATGTACGCCGGGATCATGGCCATATTTGCCTTGCTATTCTATTTGTATAATATCCCAATGGATGCGCTGGAATACGCCTTGCTTCTGAGTCTATTGTGGATTCTCGGATTTGTGGCGGCGGATTTTATGAACTGCAGAAGAAAGCACAGGGAACTGTTAAGGATGAAAGGAATCCTCCAGGTAAAACGGGAAGAATTGCCGAAGGCGGATACCCTGGCAGAATGGGACTACCAGCAGATAGTAAATGCGCTGTTTGAGAGTAGAAGCGAACTGGAGTCGGCGGCGCAGTTAAGCAGGCAGGACATGCTCGACTATTATGTGCTGTGGGCCCATCAGATCAAGACGCCGATCGCCGCCATGCGCATCCTTCTGCAGTCCCAGGACCTGACGGAAGAAAACGAAGAAGCGGTTAAGACTTTGAAGATGGAACTATTCAAGATCGAGCAATATGTGGAGATGGTGCTGACCTATCTTCGGATGGAGTCCATGTCCTCGGATATGGTGCTTCAATGGTATGCCGCGGACGATATCGTGAAGCAGGCAGTTAAGAAATACTCCCAGCTGTTTATCCTGAAGAAGATCGCGCTTCGGATGGATGTGCCGGAGGAGATGATCCTAACGGATGAGAAGTGGATGGCCTTTGTCGTAGAGCAGATCCTGTCCAACGCGCTGAAGTATACCAGTGAAGGCACAGTGGCCGTCTATATGAAGGAGAAGGAACTGGTCATTGAAGATACGGGCATCGGGATCCAGGAAGAGGATGTTCCACGGGTGTTTGAAAAGGGATTTACCGGATTTAATGGACGAAGAGACAAGAAGTCTACCGGCATCGGGCTGTATCTGTGCAAGACGATTCTGGACAGGCTGGGACACGGCATCCGTATAGAGTCGAAGGTGGGGGAAGGCACAAAAGTATTCCTGTATCTTGAGAGAAATGTGCTTGACCCAGAGTAA
- a CDS encoding ABC transporter ATP-binding protein, which yields MALLEVKNVKKIYTTRFAGNQVEALKNVSFSVEPREYVAIMGESGSGKTTLLNILASLDKPTGGKVYLKGNDLGKIKEKEMAAFRRQNLGFVFQDFNLLDTFSLKDNIFLPLVLSGKKYDEMEKKIKPVAQRLGIEKLLEKYPYEVSGGQKQRAAIARAIITRPQLILADEPTGALDSKAADELLTLFNAINEDGQTILMVTHSVKAASHAKRVLFIKDGEVFHQLYRGNLTNEQMFQKISDTLTVLTTGGEQVE from the coding sequence ATGGCTTTATTAGAGGTAAAGAATGTAAAGAAAATATACACTACCCGGTTTGCCGGAAATCAGGTGGAGGCATTAAAGAATGTAAGTTTCTCCGTAGAACCAAGAGAATACGTAGCGATAATGGGAGAATCTGGGTCAGGGAAAACGACGCTTCTTAATATCCTGGCTTCGCTTGACAAGCCGACGGGAGGCAAGGTGTACTTGAAGGGGAATGATCTGGGAAAGATTAAGGAAAAGGAGATGGCGGCATTCAGGCGGCAGAATCTGGGTTTCGTGTTTCAGGACTTTAATCTTCTGGATACGTTTTCTCTTAAAGATAATATCTTCCTTCCGTTGGTTCTTTCCGGGAAGAAGTATGACGAGATGGAGAAGAAGATCAAGCCGGTAGCCCAGCGCCTTGGCATTGAGAAATTGCTGGAAAAATATCCCTATGAGGTATCCGGCGGCCAGAAACAGAGGGCAGCGATCGCAAGGGCAATCATCACAAGACCCCAGCTGATCCTGGCTGACGAGCCTACCGGCGCGCTGGATTCTAAGGCGGCAGACGAGTTGCTGACGCTTTTTAATGCCATCAACGAAGACGGGCAGACAATCCTGATGGTTACCCACAGCGTCAAGGCCGCAAGCCATGCCAAACGGGTACTGTTTATTAAGGACGGAGAAGTGTTCCACCAGCTGTATAGGGGAAATCTTACAAATGAGCAGATGTTCCAGAAGATCTCTGACACGCTTACCGTGTTGACAACAGGGGGTGAGCAGGTTGAATAG
- a CDS encoding ABC transporter permease → MNSSVYGKLAVTNLKNNRKTYIPYMLTAILTVMMFYIIDALSRNKSVGDGNLRLCLAWATVVIIVFAVIFLFYTNSFLIKRRKKEIGVYNILGMGKRHIAKMLTIETLIIAVISIVVGLVAGIIFSKLMFLALLKIIHYDVNMVFELSVRALLNTLLLFAVIFAMTLIYNLLQIRLSNPVELLRGGSQGEKEPKTKWLLTIFGVVAIGIGYYIAITTESPLTAITKFFLAVICVIIGTYALFTAGSIALLKLLRKNKNYYYKTSHFTSISGMIYRMKQNAVGLANICILSTMVLVMISTTISLYTGMNDVLETRFPTEFEARNYNATKENMDKIDRIIEEESRSAGVKVKNMTSHRQADLSAIRTGSDFSLIETGNYAAEDLCSLIFISQDEYNRLADENVSIAEDEILVFVDTMDTYGKDTAKIGTATFKVAKELKKFPLAKKSQGRLAPTFYMVVNNEEIMQQFLNEAYADSDMQVDWKEQHINIDYIVTFDLEGSQKACMKAEETIKSRIESETTPSFCDSRELNREGFYMLYGGLLFIGIYLGVMFLMATVLIIYYKQISEGYDDKERYQIMQKVGMSKKEVRHSIRSQVLTVFFLPLITAIIHIIVAFKVITKLLAVLNLVNVSLFMACTIITVVVFAVFYAIVYSLTAREYYKIVN, encoded by the coding sequence TTGAATAGTTCAGTTTATGGAAAACTTGCGGTCACCAACCTGAAGAATAACCGGAAAACCTATATTCCTTACATGCTGACGGCGATCCTTACGGTCATGATGTTCTATATTATAGACGCCTTGTCCAGAAATAAGAGCGTGGGAGACGGGAATCTGCGGCTCTGCCTTGCCTGGGCGACGGTAGTCATCATTGTATTTGCCGTAATCTTCCTGTTCTACACCAACAGTTTCCTCATCAAGAGAAGGAAAAAGGAAATCGGCGTCTACAATATACTGGGAATGGGCAAGCGGCATATTGCCAAGATGCTGACCATTGAGACTTTGATAATAGCGGTTATAAGCATTGTCGTCGGACTTGTTGCAGGAATCATATTCAGCAAGCTGATGTTCCTTGCTCTTTTGAAAATCATACATTATGACGTAAATATGGTATTTGAACTCTCGGTCAGAGCACTCCTGAATACGCTGCTCCTTTTTGCCGTCATATTCGCCATGACGCTGATCTACAATCTGCTCCAGATCCGTCTCTCCAACCCGGTGGAGCTGCTAAGAGGCGGAAGCCAGGGAGAAAAAGAGCCAAAGACAAAATGGCTGCTGACCATATTTGGAGTGGTTGCCATCGGGATCGGATATTACATCGCGATTACAACGGAATCTCCGCTTACCGCGATCACGAAGTTCTTTCTGGCAGTCATCTGTGTCATCATAGGAACCTATGCGCTGTTTACGGCGGGCAGCATCGCTTTGCTGAAACTTCTGCGGAAGAATAAGAATTACTATTATAAGACCAGCCATTTTACTTCCATATCAGGCATGATCTACCGGATGAAGCAGAACGCGGTAGGACTTGCCAACATCTGCATCTTAAGTACCATGGTGCTGGTGATGATTTCCACCACGATCTCCCTGTATACCGGAATGAACGACGTGCTGGAAACCAGATTCCCCACGGAATTCGAGGCAAGGAACTATAACGCTACCAAAGAAAATATGGATAAGATCGACCGGATTATAGAGGAAGAGTCCAGAAGCGCAGGTGTGAAGGTTAAGAATATGACCAGCCACAGACAGGCAGACCTGTCTGCCATCCGTACGGGAAGCGATTTTTCCCTTATAGAGACGGGAAACTATGCGGCAGAGGATCTGTGCTCGCTGATTTTCATCAGCCAGGATGAATATAACAGGCTGGCTGATGAAAACGTATCCATCGCGGAAGACGAGATACTAGTCTTTGTGGATACTATGGATACCTATGGCAAGGATACGGCAAAGATCGGAACTGCCACCTTCAAAGTAGCCAAAGAGTTAAAGAAGTTCCCATTGGCAAAGAAGAGCCAGGGGCGGCTGGCGCCTACATTTTATATGGTTGTCAACAATGAGGAAATCATGCAGCAGTTCCTGAATGAGGCTTACGCAGACAGCGACATGCAGGTTGACTGGAAGGAACAGCATATCAATATAGACTATATTGTCACATTTGATCTGGAGGGCAGCCAGAAGGCGTGCATGAAAGCGGAGGAAACGATCAAGAGCCGGATAGAGTCCGAGACCACTCCGTCATTCTGCGACAGCCGGGAACTGAACCGGGAAGGGTTCTATATGCTGTACGGCGGCCTTTTGTTCATCGGCATCTATCTGGGCGTCATGTTCCTGATGGCGACTGTGCTGATTATCTACTATAAGCAGATATCCGAGGGATATGATGACAAGGAGCGTTATCAGATCATGCAGAAAGTCGGCATGAGCAAGAAGGAGGTAAGGCATTCCATCAGAAGCCAAGTGCTTACCGTGTTCTTCCTTCCTCTTATCACGGCCATCATCCATATCATCGTAGCCTTTAAGGTAATCACCAAATTGCTGGCCGTGCTGAACCTTGTGAATGTGTCGCTGTTCATGGCGTGCACCATCATCACGGTGGTTGTATTCGCAGTGTTCTATGCGATCGTATACAGCCTGACTGCCAGGGAATACTATAAAATCGTGAATTAG
- a CDS encoding cytidylate kinase-like family protein encodes MKLVITMSRRYGTGASVIAEELSKRLGIPVYDKVNVEQELSRNTYESEVEAIKGLAQKPCIILGRCASEILKDRLNVFNIYVCADKEDRIERIMKKESLTYEEAAQKIDANDRERSRYYHEHTGKAWGDVNNYHMILNTSDLGVENCADILMRYFEQKEYI; translated from the coding sequence ATGAAATTGGTGATTACGATGAGCCGCAGATATGGTACCGGAGCAAGCGTTATTGCAGAGGAACTGTCGAAGAGGCTTGGGATTCCGGTATATGACAAGGTGAACGTGGAACAGGAACTAAGCAGGAATACCTATGAATCCGAAGTGGAAGCGATCAAAGGGCTGGCACAGAAGCCATGCATTATCCTTGGGCGGTGCGCGTCAGAGATATTGAAAGACAGGCTTAACGTGTTCAATATCTATGTGTGTGCTGACAAGGAAGACAGGATCGAACGTATTATGAAGAAGGAATCTCTTACATATGAAGAGGCTGCCCAGAAGATTGACGCGAACGACAGGGAGCGTTCCAGGTATTATCATGAGCACACGGGCAAAGCCTGGGGTGACGTGAATAACTATCATATGATTCTGAATACTTCCGATCTGGGCGTGGAGAACTGTGCGGATATCCTGATGAGATATTTTGAGCAGAAAGAATATATCTAA
- a CDS encoding cupin domain-containing protein, with the protein MTKAGEREVVKVERVNGGAGFIMKEGLISQEELGEHCKMFSKVTVPANCELGHHEHHGETETYYILSGTGMYEDNGKAIPAEGGDVFFCKDGDGHGIKNTGTEDLTFVALILKK; encoded by the coding sequence ATGACAAAAGCAGGAGAAAGAGAAGTAGTAAAGGTAGAGCGCGTAAATGGCGGAGCGGGCTTCATTATGAAGGAAGGCCTTATAAGCCAGGAGGAATTAGGAGAGCACTGCAAGATGTTCAGCAAGGTGACGGTGCCTGCCAACTGCGAGTTGGGACATCATGAGCATCACGGGGAGACGGAGACCTATTACATCCTTAGCGGAACAGGAATGTACGAAGACAATGGCAAGGCAATTCCCGCAGAGGGAGGAGACGTATTCTTCTGCAAGGACGGAGACGGCCATGGAATTAAGAATACAGGGACAGAAGATCTGACATTTGTGGCATTGATCCTTAAGAAGTAA
- a CDS encoding pyridoxal phosphate-dependent aminotransferase: MEKKPEFHGSDLEKIASYYHMRKEDIICYSANVNPLGLSEKVKSQLAANLDVITRYPDRDYTSLHETIGAYCHADPGHIVVGNGSTELISLLISLLSPKKALVLGPTYSEYARELSLIGGALQYYHLKESQDFVLDIPDFLQSLTDGIGLVILCNPNNPTSSAIHQADMERIIGACKKKGIFVMIDETYAEFAPDPSAITAIPLAGRYDNFMVIRGVSKFFASPGLRFGYGITGSKELLYALLLHQNPWSLNSIGAYAGELMLKDSAYIQATWNLIDSERTRVCQELNAIDGLKIYKPYANFVLIRILKDGLTSFDLFEAAIHENLMIRDCSSFETLEGEYIRFCFLMPEENDRLIDCLKRALKSRQ; encoded by the coding sequence ATGGAAAAGAAGCCTGAATTTCACGGAAGCGATCTGGAAAAGATCGCAAGTTATTATCACATGCGCAAGGAGGATATCATCTGCTATAGCGCCAATGTCAATCCCCTTGGATTGTCAGAAAAGGTAAAGAGCCAGCTTGCCGCCAATCTGGATGTCATCACCCGCTATCCCGACCGGGATTATACAAGTCTTCATGAGACCATAGGGGCCTACTGCCACGCCGATCCCGGGCATATCGTGGTTGGCAATGGTTCTACAGAACTGATCTCTCTTCTGATCAGCCTGCTCTCACCCAAGAAAGCCCTGGTCCTCGGCCCCACCTATTCAGAATACGCCAGGGAACTTTCCCTGATCGGCGGCGCTTTACAGTACTACCATCTGAAGGAATCTCAGGATTTTGTGCTGGACATCCCTGATTTTCTTCAATCGCTGACGGATGGCATCGGCCTGGTCATCCTCTGCAATCCCAATAATCCCACCTCTTCCGCCATACATCAGGCGGATATGGAGCGTATTATAGGCGCCTGCAAGAAAAAAGGAATCTTCGTCATGATTGACGAAACGTATGCGGAGTTTGCGCCCGATCCTTCTGCTATTACGGCAATTCCCCTTGCCGGCAGATACGATAACTTCATGGTGATCCGCGGCGTCTCTAAGTTTTTTGCCTCCCCGGGCTTAAGATTCGGGTACGGAATTACTGGCAGCAAGGAACTCCTCTATGCCCTCCTTCTCCACCAGAACCCCTGGAGCCTCAACAGCATCGGGGCCTACGCCGGGGAATTGATGCTCAAAGACAGCGCGTATATACAGGCTACCTGGAATCTGATCGACTCCGAGCGTACCCGGGTCTGCCAGGAGTTAAATGCCATAGACGGCTTAAAGATATATAAGCCCTATGCCAACTTCGTCCTGATACGGATTCTGAAAGACGGCCTTACTTCCTTTGACCTGTTTGAGGCGGCCATCCATGAAAACCTGATGATCCGGGACTGTTCCTCTTTCGAGACCTTGGAAGGCGAGTATATCCGCTTCTGCTTCCTGATGCCGGAAGAGAACGACCGGCTGATCGACTGCCTGAAGCGTGCGCTTAAGTCCCGGCAATGA
- a CDS encoding DUF5717 family protein, which produces MQRKKQVSDLKNKIQKFSKGDFQLIRPDVIFDETNLVLIIGEGEVYRGSFTMKTNSKGTIRGLVYPSSFRVHFKDQGFEGNPAKVEFTYDGRGLRPGHVEEGKFTVVCTGGEYELSFTAIIEKPYVMTSYGKVQSTDDFRKLAIKDFSEAGRLFRSREFYEILKYENERIFYLYDNMRKWSLGEQAMEEFLVGIKQKECIFLTLPGEGMLFEDIGEPTKGTLTLMKNTWGYMPIRIEAEGNFIKVLRPEISTEDFVGNAHEIEYVVRPERLHGGRNYGALKFVTPYETLTYEIEVLQNQEYDEDHRIPELLSAQILKEYIGYVGGRIELNNWVESAVEKMAVLRKKEPQNEVYQLLQAHIYLIGNKVEEAKWILENYNYNRFAIGKDPVTNCYYLYLTAQIRGQGNHVDRVLDEIGKTYMRHQDSWALLRMILYLDPRYKNPFKKIEVLEQQFQYGIHEVLFYLEAYMCYQEKPTLLKKLGAFEIQVLNFASKYRLMTKELALYVSNFASQQKNYSDAMFRILERIYKMYSEPMILNTICTLLIKGNKTQQRYFVWYQRAVDAELKIAQLYEYYMMTIDENSARGPLPKTILLYFMHGNSLNYRKAAFLYANLVTYEETAGDLYLNYREQMVAFTWEQLLKRHITEPLRILYKRFCQEEEMTAERMEAMRDICYSYEITTKVPNMNCVLVIEKDGAIRQRVPYDEDEGAVICLYDKESRIVWESIEGRHYTDSIAYETRRLFYEPRFLDMCRKYAASTGVWKQENEKEEPTFENLRIKGISAFDEKDVFRLCSKRIREDNYEEDEFLNYLCFELFKMQQYDKVTLMYLANYYCGATRDMKRLWKILREYAIPSCKVGERIITQMVFSENLFAEEKIFEDYYLSDSVYFRLKQAYLAYVSREYVVFGRDLDLCVFDMIANECDKKEYLPDICKVALLKYYSSRDYTAELEDVLHYVLREMCEKQIVFPYYLKYKEEWLREVQLYDKVMISYQSRPGSRVKLYHKMKQGMREGLGYQSEILMPMYENLYVKQFVLYKDESINYYFQETNGKDTITTEKKELRNEREFPDIGKFGRLNGMALMGPANRRQAMLEFQEEEILADQMFKIY; this is translated from the coding sequence ATGCAACGAAAGAAGCAGGTGTCAGACTTGAAAAATAAAATCCAGAAATTTTCAAAAGGAGACTTTCAGTTAATACGACCTGATGTCATATTTGATGAAACAAATCTGGTTCTCATAATAGGAGAAGGGGAAGTATACAGGGGAAGTTTTACAATGAAGACGAATAGCAAAGGAACGATACGGGGACTTGTATACCCGTCTTCTTTTCGTGTTCATTTTAAAGACCAGGGATTTGAGGGGAATCCAGCAAAAGTAGAGTTTACGTATGACGGCAGGGGACTGCGCCCTGGCCATGTGGAGGAAGGCAAGTTTACCGTCGTGTGTACCGGCGGAGAGTATGAACTGTCTTTTACCGCCATTATAGAAAAGCCGTATGTCATGACCTCCTATGGGAAGGTGCAGAGCACGGATGATTTCCGGAAACTGGCGATCAAGGATTTCTCAGAAGCGGGGAGGCTGTTCCGTTCCCGGGAATTCTATGAGATATTGAAGTATGAGAATGAAAGGATATTCTACCTGTACGACAATATGCGCAAATGGTCCCTTGGGGAGCAGGCCATGGAGGAATTCCTGGTAGGCATCAAGCAGAAAGAGTGCATCTTCCTGACCCTTCCCGGGGAGGGAATGCTGTTTGAAGACATCGGGGAGCCGACTAAGGGCACGCTTACGCTGATGAAGAACACCTGGGGATATATGCCCATCCGGATCGAGGCAGAGGGAAACTTTATCAAGGTCCTGCGCCCGGAGATCAGCACAGAGGATTTCGTGGGTAATGCCCATGAGATCGAGTATGTGGTTCGGCCGGAGCGGCTGCACGGCGGCAGGAATTATGGCGCTTTGAAGTTCGTGACCCCCTATGAGACGCTGACCTATGAGATCGAGGTGCTGCAGAATCAGGAGTATGACGAGGATCATAGAATCCCGGAACTTTTAAGCGCTCAGATATTGAAGGAATATATCGGCTATGTAGGCGGAAGGATCGAACTGAACAACTGGGTGGAGAGCGCGGTTGAGAAGATGGCCGTCCTGAGAAAAAAGGAACCCCAGAATGAAGTATACCAGCTCCTTCAGGCCCATATTTACCTGATTGGAAATAAGGTCGAGGAAGCCAAATGGATTCTGGAGAACTATAATTACAACAGGTTCGCCATCGGCAAGGATCCGGTGACGAACTGCTACTACTTATATCTGACCGCGCAGATCAGAGGCCAGGGAAACCATGTTGACCGGGTGCTTGACGAGATAGGGAAGACTTATATGCGGCATCAGGATTCCTGGGCTCTCCTTCGCATGATCCTGTATCTGGATCCGCGGTATAAAAATCCTTTTAAAAAGATCGAAGTGTTAGAACAGCAGTTCCAATATGGCATCCATGAGGTCCTGTTTTATCTGGAAGCCTATATGTGCTATCAGGAAAAGCCTACGCTTCTTAAAAAACTGGGCGCTTTTGAAATACAGGTTCTGAATTTTGCTTCTAAATATCGTCTGATGACGAAGGAACTGGCGCTGTATGTTTCCAATTTTGCCAGCCAGCAGAAGAACTACAGCGATGCCATGTTCCGGATATTGGAACGCATCTACAAGATGTACAGCGAGCCTATGATACTGAATACGATCTGTACGTTGTTGATCAAGGGAAACAAGACGCAGCAGCGCTATTTTGTGTGGTATCAGAGGGCGGTGGACGCTGAACTTAAGATTGCCCAGCTGTATGAGTATTATATGATGACCATAGACGAGAATTCCGCAAGAGGGCCGCTTCCGAAGACCATCCTGCTCTACTTCATGCATGGGAATTCTCTGAATTACCGGAAGGCGGCATTTCTGTACGCCAATCTGGTCACCTACGAAGAGACTGCGGGGGATCTGTACCTGAATTACCGGGAGCAGATGGTCGCGTTTACCTGGGAACAGTTGCTGAAGCGGCATATTACGGAGCCGCTGCGGATCCTGTACAAGAGGTTCTGCCAGGAAGAAGAGATGACGGCAGAGCGCATGGAGGCCATGCGTGATATCTGCTATTCTTACGAGATTACCACGAAGGTGCCGAACATGAACTGCGTTCTGGTGATTGAAAAGGATGGCGCCATCCGCCAGCGGGTGCCTTACGATGAGGATGAGGGTGCCGTTATCTGCCTGTATGATAAGGAATCCAGAATTGTATGGGAGTCTATCGAAGGGCGTCACTATACGGATTCCATTGCCTATGAGACCAGAAGGCTGTTCTACGAGCCGAGATTCTTAGATATGTGCCGCAAGTATGCGGCATCCACCGGCGTGTGGAAGCAGGAGAATGAAAAGGAAGAGCCTACGTTTGAGAATCTGCGGATCAAAGGAATCAGCGCTTTTGATGAGAAGGATGTCTTCCGCCTGTGCAGCAAGCGGATCCGGGAAGACAACTACGAGGAAGATGAATTTCTGAATTATCTGTGCTTTGAACTGTTTAAAATGCAGCAGTATGATAAGGTGACTTTAATGTATCTGGCCAATTATTACTGCGGGGCTACCAGGGACATGAAGCGTCTGTGGAAGATCTTAAGGGAATACGCAATCCCTTCCTGTAAGGTAGGGGAGCGCATTATTACGCAGATGGTCTTTTCGGAGAACCTTTTCGCGGAGGAGAAGATATTTGAAGATTACTATCTGTCTGACAGCGTGTATTTTCGGCTGAAGCAGGCCTATCTTGCCTATGTTTCCAGGGAATACGTAGTATTCGGAAGGGACTTGGATCTGTGCGTGTTCGATATGATAGCCAACGAGTGCGACAAGAAGGAGTATCTGCCGGATATCTGCAAGGTCGCGCTTCTGAAATACTATTCCAGCCGTGATTATACGGCCGAGTTAGAAGACGTGCTTCACTACGTCCTGCGGGAGATGTGCGAGAAGCAGATCGTATTTCCATATTACCTGAAGTATAAGGAAGAATGGCTGAGGGAAGTCCAGCTCTATGACAAGGTGATGATCTCCTATCAGTCCAGGCCCGGCAGCAGGGTAAAACTGTATCATAAGATGAAGCAGGGAATGCGGGAAGGACTGGGCTATCAGTCGGAGATTCTGATGCCAATGTATGAGAATCTGTATGTAAAGCAGTTTGTATTATATAAGGATGAATCCATCAATTACTATTTCCAGGAGACGAATGGGAAAGACACGATCACGACAGAGAAAAAGGAACTGCGCAATGAGAGAGAATTTCCTGACATCGGCAAGTTTGGAAGGTTGAACGGAATGGCTTTGATGGGCCCTGCGAACCGCAGGCAGGCGATGCTGGAATTCCAGGAAGAAGAAATCCTGGCGGACCAGATGTTCAAGATATATTAG